One genomic region from Anabaena sp. PCC 7108 encodes:
- a CDS encoding DNA cytosine methyltransferase, protein MESSSLKVIDVFSGCGGLSLGFQNGGFKIVAAFDNWKPAINVYKQNFDHPICEYDLSQINNNYSLFKQFLPDVIIGGPPCQDFSSAGKRNEDLGRGDLSITFAEIVANVSSQWFVLENVELFRKSNKYQEFRQILKSAGYGLTEKVLDASLCGVPQKRKRFFCIGEKDGEDDNLKTYLETNLSSKPTTIRDCLGNSLGIEYYYRHPRSYQRRAIFSIDEPSPTIRGVNRPIPKNYQQHPGDVAELTPDLRPLTTRERSYIQTFPDDFIFAGSKTDLEQMIGNAVPVKLAEYVAKCLLMYIQDKNKYQIFDASVNCLNYQNHYVKL, encoded by the coding sequence ATGGAATCCTCTTCCTTAAAAGTCATAGATGTATTTTCTGGTTGTGGTGGTTTATCGCTAGGATTTCAGAATGGTGGATTTAAAATTGTTGCTGCTTTTGACAACTGGAAACCTGCAATAAATGTTTACAAGCAAAACTTTGATCATCCAATTTGTGAATATGATTTGAGTCAGATAAATAATAATTATTCCCTATTTAAGCAATTCTTACCAGATGTGATTATTGGTGGTCCACCATGCCAAGATTTTTCTAGTGCAGGTAAGCGTAATGAGGATTTAGGTAGAGGAGATTTAAGTATTACATTTGCGGAAATAGTAGCGAATGTTTCTAGTCAATGGTTTGTCTTAGAAAATGTAGAATTGTTTAGAAAATCCAACAAATATCAAGAATTTCGGCAAATTCTTAAATCTGCTGGTTATGGTTTAACAGAAAAAGTATTAGATGCTAGTTTATGTGGTGTACCTCAAAAAAGAAAAAGATTTTTTTGTATAGGAGAAAAAGATGGTGAGGATGATAATTTAAAGACTTATCTAGAAACTAATTTATCTAGTAAACCTACAACTATTAGAGATTGTTTAGGAAATAGTTTAGGGATTGAATATTATTATCGACATCCTCGAAGTTATCAAAGAAGGGCTATTTTTAGTATTGATGAACCAAGTCCAACTATTAGAGGTGTGAATAGACCAATACCTAAAAATTATCAACAACATCCCGGAGATGTTGCAGAATTAACCCCAGATTTGCGTCCCCTAACTACTCGTGAAAGAAGTTATATTCAAACTTTTCCTGATGATTTTATTTTTGCAGGTTCAAAAACAGATTTAGAACAAATGATTGGTAATGCTGTACCTGTTAAATTAGCAGAATATGTTGCTAAATGTCTGCTGATGTATATTCAAGATAAAAATAAATACCAGATATTTGATGCTTCTGTTAACTGTTTAAATTATCAAAATCATTATGTAAAGCTTTAG
- the mtnA gene encoding S-methyl-5-thioribose-1-phosphate isomerase produces MLYSVVWKNNSVLLIDQTRLPNEYAVVEIHRSEDMAEAIRTMIVRGAPAIGVAAAYGMYLGAREIETSDRTEFLQQLEKVAQLLRSTRPTAVNLFWAIGRMMQTAYETLGTIAEIQQILLETAQTINAEDIKTCQAIGDHGLAALPKTPEKLTILTHCNTGALATAGYGTALGVVRSAWREERLTRVFADETRPRLQGAKLTAWECVQEGIPVTVITDSMAAHCMKQGLIDAVIVGADRIAANGDTANKIGTYSLAIVSQKHNIPFFVAAPLSTIDFVLAEGSQIPIEERNPAEIYQIGDTILTPSGADFYNPAFDVTPAELITAIITENGAFAPGELIKAQTIH; encoded by the coding sequence ATGCTTTATTCCGTTGTTTGGAAAAATAACTCTGTTTTACTAATCGACCAAACTCGTTTACCGAATGAGTATGCTGTGGTGGAAATTCATCGCAGCGAAGATATGGCCGAAGCCATTAGAACTATGATTGTTAGAGGTGCGCCGGCAATTGGTGTTGCTGCTGCTTATGGAATGTATTTGGGTGCGAGGGAAATTGAAACTAGCGATCGCACCGAATTTTTGCAACAATTAGAAAAAGTTGCTCAATTGTTGCGTTCTACCCGTCCCACAGCCGTAAACTTGTTTTGGGCAATTGGTAGAATGATGCAAACTGCTTATGAAACTCTAGGAACAATCGCAGAAATTCAACAAATTCTCCTAGAAACTGCCCAAACTATCAACGCTGAAGATATAAAAACCTGTCAAGCTATAGGTGATCATGGTTTAGCAGCTTTACCCAAAACCCCAGAAAAATTAACAATACTTACCCATTGTAACACCGGCGCTTTAGCAACAGCAGGTTATGGTACTGCATTGGGTGTTGTGCGTTCTGCGTGGAGAGAAGAACGGCTAACGCGAGTATTTGCAGATGAAACTCGTCCCCGTTTACAAGGTGCAAAACTGACAGCTTGGGAATGTGTGCAAGAAGGAATTCCGGTGACAGTGATTACTGATAGTATGGCTGCACATTGCATGAAACAGGGTTTGATTGATGCTGTAATTGTGGGTGCTGATAGAATTGCAGCGAATGGTGATACGGCCAATAAAATTGGAACTTACAGTTTAGCTATAGTATCTCAAAAACATAATATCCCGTTCTTTGTTGCCGCACCTCTTTCTACCATTGATTTTGTCTTAGCTGAAGGTAGTCAAATCCCTATTGAAGAACGTAATCCAGCGGAAATATATCAAATTGGTGATACTATTTTGACACCTTCAGGAGCAGATTTTTATAATCCTGCTTTTGATGTTACTCCTGCCGAATTAATTACAGCCATTATTACAGAAAATGGTGCTTTTGCCCCTGGGGAATTGATAAAAGCTCAGACTATTCATTAG
- a CDS encoding GNAT family N-acetyltransferase, with protein MEVFLANINHLDNVAVLFDQYRIFYNQASNLEAVKEFLKERFQNHESVVFAANDNGKLVGFTQLYPSFSSVSMKRVWILNDLYVEESYRRRGIANLLMSAAEEYAKESKAVRVILSTQISNLTAQKLYEARDYIKNEEFYYYTLPLQ; from the coding sequence ATGGAAGTTTTCTTGGCTAATATTAATCATCTTGACAATGTTGCAGTACTTTTTGATCAGTATCGTATTTTTTACAATCAAGCTTCAAATCTTGAAGCTGTCAAAGAGTTTCTTAAAGAACGTTTCCAGAATCATGAATCGGTAGTGTTTGCAGCTAATGACAATGGGAAATTAGTTGGATTTACTCAGCTTTATCCCAGCTTTTCTTCAGTATCGATGAAACGAGTATGGATATTGAACGATTTATATGTAGAAGAGTCCTATCGTCGGAGGGGAATTGCAAATTTATTGATGAGTGCTGCGGAAGAATATGCAAAAGAGAGTAAAGCCGTTCGAGTAATTTTATCTACTCAAATTTCTAACTTAACGGCACAAAAACTTTATGAAGCACGAGATTACATTAAGAATGAAGAGTTTTACTATTACACTTTGCCGTTGCAGTAG
- a CDS encoding sensor histidine kinase: MNFSQVLADKNDFILDKWVIAVRKDKQIESADNLSFSAIKNHIPYILKAIVTVLSTHESNDFKSIVTASWEHGVIRAAQGFNSEEIAREYHHLRTIICDVIQEDLLQGTPKDIIRAFRLINIVIDEAIARCFHSYVDERLRELDHLYKTLMLHNQELTRLVNTNRENLSLLTHDLKQPLASIIGYSDLFLRQYQKTDEKENSHNIEYIERVLRNGRQLLRLINDLLEVSRYEAGKIKLELTSTDVCEIITNVCEMLEPLAAEKKLVLVVNCEQKNQKITTDAFQLQQIIINLVSNAIRYTESGTINITCHISDNQKWEFTVEDTGIGITPENQKHIFEPYFRCTSQKSHLPDSSGLGLTIVSHLVKLLQGEIKLVSQVGVGSSFTVILPLQIEMK, encoded by the coding sequence ATGAATTTTAGTCAAGTGTTGGCTGATAAAAATGATTTTATTTTAGATAAATGGGTAATAGCTGTTCGCAAAGATAAACAGATAGAAAGTGCTGACAATCTATCCTTCAGTGCAATTAAAAATCACATTCCATATATATTGAAAGCAATAGTAACAGTCCTTTCAACACATGAGAGCAATGATTTTAAGTCAATTGTCACTGCTAGTTGGGAACATGGAGTGATTAGAGCCGCACAAGGCTTTAATTCAGAAGAAATTGCTAGGGAATATCATCATTTAAGAACAATAATATGTGATGTAATACAAGAAGACTTGTTGCAGGGAACTCCTAAAGATATAATTCGGGCTTTTCGGTTGATTAACATTGTAATTGATGAAGCAATTGCTCGCTGTTTTCATAGTTATGTTGATGAACGATTAAGAGAATTAGATCATCTTTATAAGACTTTAATGTTGCACAATCAGGAACTAACTAGATTAGTTAATACTAATCGAGAAAATCTCTCTTTACTAACTCATGATTTAAAACAGCCTCTAGCTTCGATTATTGGTTACTCTGATTTATTTTTACGTCAATATCAAAAAACTGATGAAAAAGAAAATTCTCACAATATCGAATATATTGAACGAGTATTACGTAATGGCAGACAATTGCTACGTTTAATTAATGATTTATTAGAAGTATCGCGGTATGAGGCTGGCAAAATCAAACTTGAACTGACATCAACGGATGTCTGTGAAATCATTACTAATGTATGTGAAATGCTTGAGCCTTTAGCTGCTGAAAAGAAATTGGTACTTGTAGTTAATTGTGAGCAAAAAAATCAAAAAATAACCACAGATGCATTTCAATTACAACAAATTATCATAAATCTTGTTAGTAATGCAATTCGCTATACAGAGTCGGGAACTATTAATATTACTTGTCATATATCAGATAATCAGAAATGGGAGTTTACCGTTGAGGATACGGGTATTGGAATTACACCAGAAAACCAAAAGCATATTTTTGAACCCTATTTTCGTTGCACTAGTCAAAAGTCTCACTTACCTGATAGTAGTGGTTTAGGTTTAACAATAGTTTCGCATTTAGTAAAACTATTGCAAGGTGAAATTAAGCTAGTTTCTCAAGTAGGAGTTGGTTCTAGTTTTACTGTAATTTTGCCTTTGCAAATAGAAATGAAATAA
- a CDS encoding ABC transporter ATP-binding protein — protein sequence MAKVVLESIKCKFNNVTAIEDISFEIPDGEFWVFVGPSGCGKSTILRIIAGLETATSGNLFIGDRLVNDIPARARDVAMVFQNYALYPHMTVAQNIGFGLEMRKIDPKTIQERVLKVARSLSLEYLLDRKPKQLSGGQQQRVALGRAIARQPQLFLLDEPLSNLDAQLRDDTRAELKQLHQELGITTIYVTHDQVEAMTLADKIVVLNRGRIQQIGEPQSIYALPANEMVATFLGNPPMNILPAIYKGDNFDVSGQLLAVPKNIKAALSLQPEEICNLGIRPEHIYINKYINKYINESINEPQRCGEFREKELGGLVAEVKLVEPLGRETLIRTSLSGSSGWLNVQVGGDVRLHRGERLNLQLDLSQLFVFNPSNGNRIFPVA from the coding sequence ATGGCAAAAGTTGTTCTAGAAAGTATTAAGTGTAAATTTAACAATGTCACTGCTATCGAGGATATTAGCTTTGAAATTCCTGATGGTGAGTTTTGGGTGTTTGTTGGACCTTCAGGATGTGGTAAATCTACGATTTTGCGAATCATTGCCGGATTAGAAACTGCTACATCTGGTAATCTGTTTATAGGCGATCGCTTAGTTAATGATATCCCAGCAAGAGCGCGTGATGTAGCGATGGTATTTCAGAATTATGCTCTTTATCCCCACATGACAGTAGCGCAGAATATCGGTTTTGGGTTAGAAATGCGAAAAATTGACCCTAAAACGATTCAAGAACGGGTGTTGAAGGTAGCGCGATCGCTGTCTCTAGAATATCTTTTAGATAGGAAGCCTAAACAACTTTCTGGGGGACAGCAACAACGAGTAGCATTAGGGAGAGCGATCGCACGTCAACCACAATTATTTTTACTCGATGAACCTTTATCTAATTTAGATGCTCAACTACGAGATGATACTAGAGCAGAATTAAAACAGTTACATCAAGAATTGGGAATTACGACAATTTATGTCACTCATGATCAAGTGGAAGCGATGACTTTGGCTGATAAAATTGTGGTTCTAAATCGTGGACGAATTCAACAAATTGGTGAACCTCAAAGTATTTATGCTTTACCTGCTAATGAGATGGTAGCAACTTTTTTGGGTAATCCACCCATGAATATTTTACCAGCTATTTATAAAGGTGATAATTTTGATGTTAGCGGTCAATTATTAGCAGTTCCCAAAAACATCAAAGCAGCCTTAAGTTTACAACCAGAAGAAATTTGTAATTTAGGGATTCGTCCTGAACATATTTATATTAACAAATATATTAACAAATATATTAATGAATCTATTAACGAACCGCAGAGGTGCGGAGAATTCAGAGAGAAAGAGTTGGGAGGTTTGGTTGCAGAAGTGAAGCTGGTAGAACCTTTGGGACGAGAAACATTGATTCGTACAAGCTTATCTGGTTCTTCTGGTTGGCTAAATGTGCAAGTGGGTGGAGATGTGCGTTTACATCGAGGAGAACGGCTAAATTTGCAATTAGATTTAAGTCAGTTATTTGTATTTAATCCAAGTAATGGTAATAGAATTTTTCCCGTTGCTTGA
- a CDS encoding class I SAM-dependent methyltransferase, giving the protein MPEQTINFDSNPPVATNEYDTMIQMALPGYEAMHNMALSILKANIPEKANLLIVGAGSGMELVKFSKGNSQWQMLGVDPSSNMLSIAQNKIDEYGLSEQIKLFAGYTQDLNTTSLYDAATCILVMHFLPDDGSKLALLKNISQRLKSSATFILVDIFGEKETDEFERMISIIKVYWKQMGMNPEKRIQGLETIKKGVFTISEMRVVELLQQAGFGNILRFYTGLWVGGWVATKTS; this is encoded by the coding sequence ATGCCAGAACAAACTATAAATTTTGACTCTAACCCACCAGTTGCTACCAATGAATACGACACGATGATTCAAATGGCTTTACCTGGTTATGAAGCAATGCACAATATGGCATTGTCTATTCTAAAAGCAAATATACCAGAAAAAGCTAATTTGTTGATTGTGGGTGCTGGTAGTGGGATGGAATTAGTCAAGTTTAGTAAAGGTAATTCACAGTGGCAAATGCTAGGTGTAGATCCATCGAGTAATATGCTATCTATTGCTCAAAATAAAATAGATGAATATGGATTATCTGAACAAATTAAATTGTTTGCAGGATATACCCAGGATTTAAATACTACTTCTTTATATGACGCAGCAACTTGTATTTTAGTAATGCATTTCCTACCTGATGATGGCAGTAAACTGGCTTTACTTAAAAATATTTCCCAACGTCTAAAATCATCAGCTACTTTCATTTTAGTAGACATATTTGGTGAAAAAGAAACTGATGAATTTGAGCGAATGATTTCTATTATTAAAGTTTATTGGAAGCAAATGGGAATGAACCCAGAAAAAAGAATACAAGGACTGGAAACAATCAAAAAAGGTGTTTTTACTATTTCAGAAATGAGAGTAGTGGAATTATTACAGCAAGCTGGTTTTGGCAATATCTTGAGATTTTATACAGGACTTTGGGTTGGTGGTTGGGTAGCAACTAAAACTTCTTAA